The stretch of DNA AGCGAGGAGCGCGCGATGTCGCAGTTGATCCGGGAATCGCTGGACGAGCTCAAGGCCGTGACTGCGGGCAACTAAGGCGGACCGGCAGTGATGCTGGAGAAGGAGCCTTCGCCCCCTTCCCCACGTAGCGTGTTGAACAGACCTGATCCGGCCGCGGGAGGTACCCGGTATGCCTGCGGTTTGCACTGACGCCACCTCTGGCAGCCCGCGACACTGCCGAATCCGGCTGGCTACCAGAGCGCAGGGTCTCTGATTGAGCCTGCACCCAAGTGGTGATGAAGAGCAGGGTTGGGGATCTTCGGCACAGCGTCGCTGAACACCCATCCCATGGTTTTCCACCTGTCGTCGCGAAACGGAGTACCCACCGGTGCTGGACCACGCTTCGATGATCACTGCTGGTGGCGATCGAGCCGCCGCGGTCGTACTTACCCGGACCGTCACCCTGGAGCGGCCCCGCTCACAGGTGGCCGCGGCGTTCCTGCGGGCGACCGCGCACGGGGTGTACGAGGCGCGCATCGACGGCCGCCCCGTCTCGGATTCGGTGCTGAACCCGGGCTGGACGTCCTATGCATGGCGGCTGGAGGTTCAGGAGTTCGACGTGAGCGGTCTCCTGCGCGGCGAAGAGGGTGAAGGCGGCGACGAGGTTGCCGTGGAGGTGCTGCTCGGGAACGGGTGGTGGCGTGGTGATCTGGGTTTCTGGGCGGCCCGCTCCAACTACGGGAACGAGATCGGCTTCGTCGGCGAGTTGGAGATCAGCTTCGCGGACGGGCATGTCCAGTCGGTGGTGAGTGATGCCTCCTGGTCGGCGCGGGCCAGCGAGGTGACGTCTAACAGCTTGTACGACGGGGAGCGGATCGACGCGCGCCTGCGCGGCAGGGGCGATGCGCTCCCGGTGCGGGAGGTGGCCTTCGACCGTGCCCCGCTCGTCGCCCAGGTGGGTCCGCCGGCGAAGCGGCAGGAGGTGCTGCGCTCCCAACGGATCTGGACCTCGCCGCAGGGGCGGACACTGGTCGACTTCGGCCAGAACCTGGTCGGCTGGATCCGTCTCCGGGCCGTCGGGCCGGCCGGCACGGAGGTCGTCGTGCGGCATGCCGAGGTCCTGGAGGACGGCGAGCTGTGCACCCGGCCGCTGCAGACGGCCCGGGCCACCGACACGTTCGTGCTGTCCGGGGGCAAGGACGTCTTCGAGCCGACGCTCACGTTCCACGGTTTCCGGTACGCGGAGGTGACCGGATACCCGCGCCGGCTGAGCGCGGACGACCTGGAAGCCGTTGTGGTGCACTCGCAGATGACACGCGTGGGTGACTTCGAGTGCTCCAGCGATCTGGTCAACCGGCTCGCCTCGAACTCGGTGTGGGGGCAGAAGGGCAACTTCCTGCATGTGCCGACCGACTGCCCGCAGCGGGACGAGCGGCTGGGCTGGACAGCCGACATCGCCGTCTATGCCCAGACCGCGTCCGTGCAGTTCGACACGGCCGACTTCCTGCACCGATGGCTCCTGGACCTGGCCGAGGAGACCCACCGCTCAGGCGCGGCCGGCGTCCCGCACGTCGTCCCCGACGCGTTCAAGCTGGCCGCGGCGCCGGACCCGGGAATGTTCGAGATCTGGGACAGCCCCACCGCCGTGTGGGGCGACGCCGCGGTGTGGGTCCCGCAGGCTTTGTGGGAGGAGTACGGGGACCGCGAGCGGCTGGCGGCGCACTATCCGGGCATGGTGCTGCACCTGAAGTCGATACTTCCGCGGCTGTCGGAGAACGGTCTGTGGGATCAGGGTTTCCAGTTCGGTGACTGGCTCGACCCGGACTCCTCCCCGCACGAGCCGTGGGCGGCCAAGGCCGACCCCGGGGTGGTGGCCACCGCCTGTCTGTACCGCTCGGCGATGTTCGCCGCCGAGACGGCCCGCCTCCTCGGCAAGAACGCCGACGCCGCACGCTGGACAGAGCTGGCCGAGCGCACCCGGGCCGCGTTTGGGGAGCACTACGTCGCCGAGGATGGCCGGATCCGCTCGGACTGCGCGACCGTGTACGCGCTGGCGGTCTGCTTCGGCTTGCTCGACGAGAGCACCCGGGCGGCCGCGGGCAAACGGCTCGCCGAACTGGTCCGCACGCACGAGTACCGGGTGACCACGGGATTCGCGGGCACGCCCTTCATCACCTGGGCGCTGTCGGAGACCGGGCACGTGGAGGACGCCTACCGTCTGCTGCTGGAGGAGCGGTGCCCGTCCTGGCTCTACCCGGTCACGATGGGCGCGACCACGATCTGGGAGCGCTGGGACTCCATGCTCCCCGACGGCTCGGTCAACCCCGGTGAGATGACCAGCTTCAACCACTACGCCCTGGGGGCCGTAGTGGACTGGCTCTACAAGGTGGTGGCCGGGATCCGGCCGGCCGAACCGGGCTATGCGCGCATCCGCCTCGCCCCGACACCAGGGCCC from Streptomyces sp. BA2 encodes:
- a CDS encoding family 78 glycoside hydrolase catalytic domain, yielding MLDHASMITAGGDRAAAVVLTRTVTLERPRSQVAAAFLRATAHGVYEARIDGRPVSDSVLNPGWTSYAWRLEVQEFDVSGLLRGEEGEGGDEVAVEVLLGNGWWRGDLGFWAARSNYGNEIGFVGELEISFADGHVQSVVSDASWSARASEVTSNSLYDGERIDARLRGRGDALPVREVAFDRAPLVAQVGPPAKRQEVLRSQRIWTSPQGRTLVDFGQNLVGWIRLRAVGPAGTEVVVRHAEVLEDGELCTRPLQTARATDTFVLSGGKDVFEPTLTFHGFRYAEVTGYPRRLSADDLEAVVVHSQMTRVGDFECSSDLVNRLASNSVWGQKGNFLHVPTDCPQRDERLGWTADIAVYAQTASVQFDTADFLHRWLLDLAEETHRSGAAGVPHVVPDAFKLAAAPDPGMFEIWDSPTAVWGDAAVWVPQALWEEYGDRERLAAHYPGMVLHLKSILPRLSENGLWDQGFQFGDWLDPDSSPHEPWAAKADPGVVATACLYRSAMFAAETARLLGKNADAARWTELAERTRAAFGEHYVAEDGRIRSDCATVYALAVCFGLLDESTRAAAGKRLAELVRTHEYRVTTGFAGTPFITWALSETGHVEDAYRLLLEERCPSWLYPVTMGATTIWERWDSMLPDGSVNPGEMTSFNHYALGAVVDWLYKVVAGIRPAEPGYARIRLAPTPGPGLDWAGARLETPRGRVESHWRRQGAQIEVRVLVPDEVVADVVLPDGTETTVTGGEHTFLS